Proteins encoded together in one Musa acuminata AAA Group cultivar baxijiao chromosome BXJ3-6, Cavendish_Baxijiao_AAA, whole genome shotgun sequence window:
- the LOC103974595 gene encoding 1-aminocyclopropane-1-carboxylate oxidase-like, with amino-acid sequence MAIPVIDFSKLEGKERAETLARIANGCQEWGFFQLVNHGIPVEFLERVKKVCSECYRLRAEGFKASKPVQLLNKLVEEEGDAADAKRLDNVDWEDVFLLQDDNEWPANPPEFREIMKEYREELRKLAEKVMEVMDENLGFEKGSIRNSFSGNGEHQPFFGTKVSHYPPCPRLDTVNGLRAHTDAGGVILLFQDDQVGGLQILKDGQWIDVQPVANAIVINTGDQIEVLSNGRYKSVWHRVLTTSDGNRRSIASFYNPSLKATIAPGTNKDGSATALYPKYVFGDYMDVYVKQKFLAKEPRFAAVRAV; translated from the exons ATGGCCATTCCAGTCATCGATTTCTCGAAGTTGGAGGGGAAGGAAAGAGCTGAAACCTTGGCACGGATTGCCAATGGATGCCAAGAATGGGGATTCTTTCAG CTGGTGAACCATGGGATTCCGGTGGAGTTCTTGGAACGCGTGAAGAAGGTGTGCTCCGAGTGCTACAGACTCAGAGCGGAGGGCTTCAAGGCGTCCAAACCTGTGCAGCTGTTGAACAAGCTGGTGGAAGAAGAAGGCGACGCCGCCGATGCTAAGCGCTTGGATAACGTGGATTGGGAGGATGTCTTCCTTCTCCAGGATGACAACGAGTGGCCGGCCAACCCTCCAGAGTTCAG GGAGATCATGAAGGAGTACAGGGAAGAGCTGAGGAAGCTGGCTGAGAAGGTGATGGAAGTAATGGATGAGAATCTGGGGTTCGAGAAGGGCTCCATCAGGAACTCATTCTCCGGAAACGGCGAGCATCAACCCTTCTTCGGCACCAAGGTGAGCCACTACCCACCGTGCCCGCGCCTGGACACGGTGAACGGCCTTCGCGCCCACACCGACGCAGGCGGCGTCATCCTCCTCTTCCAAGACGACCAAGTGGGCGGCCTGCAGATCCTTAAAGACGGGCAGTGGATCGACGTGCAGCCAGTGGCCAATGCCATAGTCATCAACACGGGAGACCAGATCGAAGTCCTCAGCAACGGGCGGTACAAGAGCGTGTGGCACCGGGTGCTGACGACCAGCGACGGCAACCGCCGCTCCATCGCTTCCTTCTACAACCCCTCCTTGAAGGCCACCATCGCTCCAGGGACCAACAAGGACGGCTCTGCTACAGCGCTGTACCCCAAGTACGTTTTCGGGGACTACATGGATGTGTACGTGAAGCAGAAGTTCTTGGCCAAGGAGCCGCGGTTCGCGGCGGTGAGAGCCGTGTGA
- the LOC135639533 gene encoding 1-aminocyclopropane-1-carboxylate oxidase-like, whose product MAIPVIDFSKLEGKERAETLARIANGCQEWGFFQLVNHGIPVELLERVKKVCSECYRLRAEGFKASKPVQLLNKLVEEEGDAADAERLDNVDWEDVFLLQDDNEWPANPPEFRETMKEYREELRKLAEKVMEVMDENLGFEKGSIRNSFSGNGEHQPFFGTKVSHYPPCPRLEMVNGLRAHTDAGGVILLFQDDQVGGLQILKDGQWIDVQPVANAIVINTGDQIEVLSNGRYKSVWHRVLTTSDGNRRSIASFYNPSLKATIAPGTNKDGSATALYPKYVFGDYMDVYVKQKFLAKEPRFAAVTAV is encoded by the exons ATGGCCATTCCAGTCATCGATTTCTCGAAGTTGGAGGGGAAGGAAAGAGCTGAAACCTTGGCACGGATTGCCAATGGATGCCAAGAATGGGGATTCTTTCAG CTGGTGAACCATGGGATTCCGGTGGAGCTCTTGGAACGCGTAAAGAAGGTGTGCTCCGAGTGCTACAGGCTCAGAGCAGAGGGCTTCAAGGCGTCCAAACCTGTGCAGCTGTTGAACAAGCTGGTGGAAGAAGAAGGCGACGCCGCCGATGCCGAGCGCTTGGATAACGTGGATTGGGAGGATGTCTTCCTTCTCCAGGATGACAACGAGTGGCCGGCCAACCCTCCAGAGTTCAG GGAGACCATGAAGGAGTACAGGGAAGAGCTGAGGAAGCTGGCTGAGAAGGTGATGGAAGTAATGGATGAGAATCTGGGGTTCGAGAAGGGCTCCATCAGGAACTCATTCTCCGGAAACGGCGAGCATCAACCCTTCTTCGGCACCAAGGTGAGCCACTACCCACCGTGCCCGCGCCTGGAAATGGTGAACGGCCTTCGCGCCCACACCGATGCAGGCGGCGTCATCCTCCTCTTCCAAGACGACCAAGTGGGCGGCCTGCAGATCCTTAAAGACGGGCAGTGGATCGACGTGCAGCCAGTGGCCAATGCGATAGTCATCAACACGGGAGACCAGATCGAAGTCCTCAGCAACGGGCGGTACAAGAGCGTGTGGCACCGGGTGCTGACGACCAGCGACGGCAACCGCCGCTCCATTGCTTCCTTCTACAACCCCTCCTTGAAGGCCACCATCGCTCCAGGGACCAACAAGGACGGCTCTGCTACAGCGCTGTACCCCAAGTACGTTTTCGGGGACTACATGGATGTGTACGTGAAGCAGAAGTTCTTGGCCAAGGAGCCGCGGTTCGCGGCGGTGACAGCCGTGTGA
- the LOC135639421 gene encoding 1-aminocyclopropane-1-carboxylate oxidase-like, whose amino-acid sequence MIPVIDFSKVDGEERAETLAQIANGCEEWGFFQLANHGIPVELLERVKKVCSACYKLRQESFKESNPVQLLNKLVEEESEGGNVERLNDVDWEDVFVLQDDKPWPSNPPEFKETMREYRKELRKLAERVMEAMDENLGLERGYISRAFSANGEHEPFFGTKVSHYPPCPRLDLVDGLRAHTDAGGVILLFQDDEVGGLQILKDGKWVDVQPVKHSIVINTGDQIEVLSNGRYKSVWHRVLVSSHGNRRSIASFYNPSLKATIAPATKLVASQPREVGASYPEFVFGDYMDVYMKQKFLPKEPRFQAVAAAL is encoded by the exons ATGATTCCAGTCATTGATTTCTCGAAGGTGGATGGCGAGGAGAGGGCTGAAACCCTGGCCCAGATTGCTAATGGATGTGAAGAGTGGGGCTTCTTTCAG CTGGCGAACCATGGCATTCCAGTGGAGCTTCTTGAACGTGTGAAGAAGGTCTGTTCTGCGTGCTACAAGTTGCGACAGGAGAGCTTCAAGGAATCAAACCCCGTGCAGCTGCTGAACAAGTTGGTCGAGGAAGAAAGTGAGGGAGGGAATGTGGAGCGGCTGAACGACGTCGATTGGGAGGATGTGTTCGTCCTCCAAGATGATAAGCCCTGGCCATCTAATCCCCCTGAGTTCAA GGAAACGATGAGGGAGTACAGGAAAGAGCTGAGGAAGTTAGCCGAGAGAGTAATGGAAGCCATGGACGAGAACCTGGGACTGGAGAGGGGCTACATAAGCAGAGCATTCTCCGCAAACGGCGAGCACGAGCCCTTCTTCGGGACCAAAGTGAGTCACTACCCTCCCTGCCCGCGGCTCGACCTCGTTGACGGCCTCCGCGCCCACACCGACGCCGGCGGAGTCATCCTCCTCTTCCAGGACGACGAGGTCGGCGGCCTCCAGATCCTGAAGGACGGCAAGTGGGTCGACGTGCAGCCGGTGAAGCACTCCATCGTGATCAACACCGGGGATCAGATCGAGGTGCTCAGCAACGGGCGGTACAAGAGCGTGTGGCACCGCGTGCTCGTCTCCTCCCACGGCAACCGCCGCTCCATCGCCTCCTTCTACAACCCTTCCCTCAAGGCCACCATTGCTCCCGCCACCAAGCTTGTCGCAAGCCAGCCCCGGGAGGTTGGTGCTTCGTATCCCGAGTTCGTGTTCGGGGACTACATGGACGTGTATATGAAGCAGAAGTTCCTCCCCAAGGAGCCAAGGTTTCAGGCGGTGGCAGCAGCTCTGTGA